The Listeria cossartiae subsp. cossartiae genome includes the window GGGCTTAATTCCACAAGATGATACTTTCTTGCAAAAAGACTGGATAAATTTAGATAAATATAAGGCGGCACAAGGCACGCAAGGAATTTTGCTAGATTATTCGCGTCAAGAAGTAAACGAATTACAAATTTTAAAACAAGCAGATTTAGTGATGTTGTTTTATCTTTTTCCTAAGATGTTTGCACCGGAAATCGTGAAGAAAAACCTAGATTATTATGAAAAACGAACGATTCATGATTCTTCTTTAAGTAAAGCGATTCATGCAATTGTGGAAAATCAAACTGGAAACCGTGCGCAAGCTTACCAGTTTTTCCAAGAAGCGTGTTTAATTGACCTTGGAAGTGAACCTCATTCATCTGATGACGGGCTTCATGCGGCGTCACTCGGCGCAATTTGGCTGGCGGTAGTTTTTGGATTTGCGGGCATTGATACTAGCGGGGAATTGCTGGAAATCGCGCCAAACTTACCGGATGCGTGGCAAGCTGTTGCGTTTGAATTTGCTTGGAAAGGCGAAACAATCTCGGTAGAAATCGCGCCAAATACACTGCAACTTTCAAAAAGTACAAAAAGCGTGCTAGAATTAGTTATCTACGGAGAAAAACAACAATTAACGGATACATTAACCATTAATTTGGAACAGAAGGATGTGTCTTTATGAAAATTGTCATTGCACCGGATTCATTTAAAGAAAGTTTGACGGCGCATGAGGTGGCAGAGTATATTAAAGAGGGCTTTCAAGAGGTTTATCCAGATGCAGATTATCATTTACTCCCTGTCAGTGATGGTGGGGAAGGTACGCTAGAGATTTTAAGTAATGCTTTAGGTGCGGAAAAAATGAAAATTGACGTGTCTGGACCTTTTGGTGACCAAATCTCAGCGCAAGTTGCGTTCACGGAAGGTAACAAAACAGCGCTGATTGAAATGGCCGAGGTTTGCGGTTTACACTTAGTTCCGACGAGCAAGCGAGACCCACTTCAAGTGAGCACAAAAGGCGTGGGCGAGCTAATTTTGCACGCGATAGAAAAAGGTGCAACCGAGATTATCATTGGTATTGGTGGAAGCGCTTCAAACGATGGCGGAATTGGCATGGCTAGCGCGCTTGGTTATGAATTCCTAGACGCAGAAAATAATGCGGTCGACTCAATTGGCGCTAATTTAGCAAAAATCGCAACGATTCGTTCTGAAAATGTAGCCGCTGAATTAAAGAATATCACGGTGAATATTGTGACCGATGTTGAAAATCCGCTTTGTGGGGAAACTGGCGCGTCGTATGTGTTTGGCCCGCAAAAAGGGTTAGCAGAAGCCGATTTGGCAAGTACAGATGAAGCCATGTGCCATTTTTATCAGTTAGCAAACCCAGCAATGGTTACAATGCCGCGAGCTGGTGCTGGTGGCGGAATTGGCGCTGGACTTGTGACATTTGCAGAAGCGAATTTGCTATCGGGAATTGATTTTGTAATTGAAGCACTTCAAATCAAAACCGTTTGCGAAGATGCCGACCTAGTCATCGTTGGTGAAGGGAAAATGGACGGCCAAACCGCTCAAGGAAAAGCCCCTGTAGGCGTTGCAAAAGTAGTGCCGAAAGAAACACCGGTTTTCGCAATTTGTGGAAGTGTTGGTGACGGCCTCGAAGCAGTTTATGAAGTCGGAATCAGCGCAGTATTTCCATCCATCGCCAAACCAGCAACTTTAGAAAATATACTTAAAGAAACACCAAATAATTTAAGAAGAACCGCGCGAAATGTGGCGGCAGTTTGGAAAGGACGAGTAGAATGACAACAGCATTAAAAGGAGTAGTTTTCGATTTAGATGGTGTCATCACAGATACAGCGCATTATCACTACTTAGCTTGGAAAAAAACAGCGGAAAGCATCGGAATTGAATTCGATGAAGCATTTAATGAAAATTTAAAAGGCGTAAGTAGAATTGACTCGCTACTGCTTATTTTGAAAAAGGGTGGACGCGAAAACGATTTTACACAAGAACAAATCGAAGCTCTTGCCGCAGATAAAAATGAGTTCTATGTGAGCTTATTGCAAGAAATTACGCCAGCTGATGTTTTGCCAGGAATTAAAGAGCTTATTGTGGCTCTTAAAAAGCAAAATCTTAAATGCGCGATTGCATCTGTTTCGAAAAATGCTCGTACGGTGTTAAGCGCGTTAGAAATGGAACAAGAATTTGATTATATTGTCGATGCTGCTAAAATCACTAAATCAAAACCTGATCCAGAAATTTTTGTGGAAGCGTGCCGAGGTTTGGACTTAGAAACGTCTGAAGTAGTCGGAGTTGAAGATGCTCAAGCTGGAATTGAAGCAATCAATGCAGCTGGAATTGTAAGTGT containing:
- a CDS encoding glycerate kinase, which codes for MKIVIAPDSFKESLTAHEVAEYIKEGFQEVYPDADYHLLPVSDGGEGTLEILSNALGAEKMKIDVSGPFGDQISAQVAFTEGNKTALIEMAEVCGLHLVPTSKRDPLQVSTKGVGELILHAIEKGATEIIIGIGGSASNDGGIGMASALGYEFLDAENNAVDSIGANLAKIATIRSENVAAELKNITVNIVTDVENPLCGETGASYVFGPQKGLAEADLASTDEAMCHFYQLANPAMVTMPRAGAGGGIGAGLVTFAEANLLSGIDFVIEALQIKTVCEDADLVIVGEGKMDGQTAQGKAPVGVAKVVPKETPVFAICGSVGDGLEAVYEVGISAVFPSIAKPATLENILKETPNNLRRTARNVAAVWKGRVE
- the pgmB gene encoding beta-phosphoglucomutase, with the translated sequence MTTALKGVVFDLDGVITDTAHYHYLAWKKTAESIGIEFDEAFNENLKGVSRIDSLLLILKKGGRENDFTQEQIEALAADKNEFYVSLLQEITPADVLPGIKELIVALKKQNLKCAIASVSKNARTVLSALEMEQEFDYIVDAAKITKSKPDPEIFVEACRGLDLETSEVVGVEDAQAGIEAINAAGIVSVGVGSGLREADMTLKSTGLLDLRILEILHSK